The genomic window GCGGCGTCGGCGAGGTTTTCGGTCAGCGTCGCGAGGAGGCGCGCCCGCTCGATCCCCGCCGGCGCGAGCCCGGCGAGGCCGTTGATCTGCCGGCATCCGAGCGCCCCGGCATAGTCGATCGCCCGGGCGACGCCCTCGCGGAATTCGGCCACCCGATCCGGCAGGATCGCGATGCCGCGCTCGCCCGCCGCCCAGTCGCCCGGCGGCAGGTTGTGCAGGACGAGCGGCAGGCCGGCTTCCGCGCGGCGGGCGGCCAGCGCCGCCTTCGTCTCGGCATAGGGAAACTGCATCTCCACCGCCGCGAACCCGGCGGCGCGCGCGGCCGCGAAGCGGTCGAGCAACGGCACCTCCGTGAACAGCAGGCTCAGGTTGGCGGCGAAGCGGGGCATGGTCGGACGGGTTCGATCACGCGGAATGCATTCAAAAATGAGGGGGCGCTACGCACACTCCGCGGCGGCGACCTCGCCGGGGGGCGGCGTTGCGGCTTCCCGGTCGGCGGCGGCCTTGCGCTTGTTGCGCAGGTGGCGGAACAGGATGTCGCTCAGTTCCGCCCCGGCCCGGCGGCGCAGGGCGTCGAGGATCTCCTCGTGCTCGCGCATCGCCTCGCCCCAGCGGTCGCGGTTGGCGTCGAGATTGGCCGAGTAGCGCGCCCGCCGCAGCCGGCCGGCGAAGCTCGCGTAGGTGGCGCTCAAGGCGGCGTTGTCGGCGGCCGCGACGATGCGGTCGTGGATCGCTTGGTTGCAGGCGAAATAGCCGTGCAGGTCGCGCCGCAGGTAGTGGCCGTACATCGCGTGGTGGAGCCGCTCGATCTCGGCGAAGGCCGCGTCGCCGATGCGCTCGCAGGCGAGCCGCCCGGCCAGCGCCTCCAGCCCGCCCATCACGTCGAACAGTTCGACGATCTCCCGCTCGCCGATCCGGCGCACCCGGGCGCCGCGGTTCGGCAGCAGGTCGATCAGCCCCTCCGAGGCCAGCACCTTCAGCGCCTCCCGCAGGGGCGTGCGGGAGATGCCGAAGCGCTCGCACAGCAGCCGCTCCGGCACCCGCGCGCCGGCGGCGAGATTGCCCTCGACGATGAACTCGCGCAGCCGCGCCAGCACCTCGTCGTGGAGCGAATGCACGAGGTTTTCCTTAGGCTTGGCAGCGGACTCGGCAAAGGATTCGGCAGAGGATTCGGCAAGGCGCCCGGCGGGGAGGGGGATCGGGGCCCCCGCGCCCTCCGATTCACGGATCGCGAGTGTCGTAGCGGATGTCATGGCGAAATCGTAGCAGCGGGTCATGCCCGCGTCGACGATATGAATGAAGGCATGATACTGCTTGTCACTATCAGAAATGAATGCAAAATTGCCGGATGAAACGACCGGACGCGACGTGAAGCGACCGGCTTCACGGGAGGAACCATGCCGAGCCGCACCGGACGACACTTCCTGCACATCCCGGGGCCGAGCCCGGTGCCCGAGCGCGTGATGCGGGCCATGGACCGGCAGGTGATCGACCACCGCGGGCCGGAATTCGGCGTGCTCGGCCGCGAGGTGCTGGAGGGCTGCCGCACGATCTTCCGGACCGAGGGTCCGGTGGTGATCTATCCGGGCTCGGGCACGGGGGCCTGGGAGGCGACCATCGTCAACACCCTGTCCTCCGGCGACCGGGTGCTGATGTTCGAGACCGGCCACTTCGCCACCCTGTGGCGGCGCGCTGGGGCATCGCGGTCGAGTTCGTGCCCGGCGACGGGCGCCACGGCGTCGATCCGGCGCTGGTCGAGGCCCGGCTCGCCGAGGACCGCGGCCATTCGTTCAAGGCGGTGATGGTGGTCCACAACGGACCTCCACCGGCGTGACGAGCCGCATCCCCGCGATCCGCAAGGCGATCGACGCGGCCGGCCACCCGGCGCTGCTCCTCGTCGACACGATCTCCTCCCTCGGCTCGGTCGATTACCGCCACGACGCGTGGGGCGTCGACGTCACCGTCGGCGGCTCGCAGAAAGGTCTGATGCTGCCGCCGGGCCTCGGCTTCACCGCGATCGGACAAGGCCCGGGCGGCGGGCAAATCCAACACCCTGCCCCGCTCCTACTGGGACTGGGAGGAGATGCTGAAGCCCAACGCCAACGGCTACTTTCCCTACACGCCCGCCACCAACCTGCTCTACGGCCTGCGCGAGGCGGTGACGATCCTGCTGGAGGAGGGCCTCGACAACGTCTTCGCCCGTCACCGGCGGCTCGCCGCCGCGACCCGCGCCGCGGTCGAGGCCTGGGGTCTCGAAGTGCTGTGCCGGAACCCGGACGAGCATTCCCCGGTGCTCACCGCGGTGATGATGCCCGACGGCAAGGGGGCGGACGCCTTCCGTGCGCTGGTACTCGAAAAATTCGACATGTCGCTCGGCGCCGGTCTGTCGAAGCTTGCCGACAGAATCTTCCGCATCGGCCATCTCGGCGAGACCAACGACCTGACCCTGATGGGCGCCCTGTCCGGCGTCGAGATGGGGCTCGCCGCGGCCGGCGTGCCGCACCGGCGCGGCGGCGTGCTCGCCGCCATGGCGAGCCTGCGCTCCGGCCTCGACGGCTGATTCTCTTTCACGGACGCCCACGCCCCGGGCCGAGCCGCGCGTCAGACGCGGGGGGCCGCGGGGCGGCTCAAGAACCGGAGGAAACCCCGATGATCGCGATCCCCCGCCGCGTGACGGCGCCGGGCATGGTGCTGTTCCTGCTGTGCCTGATGTACTTCATCACCTATGTCGACCGGGTCAACGTCGGCACCGCCGGCCCGGCGATCAAGGGTGAACTCGGGCTCACCAACACCGAACTCGGCCTCGTCTTCTCGGCCTTCGCCTACCCCTACGCGGTGTTCCAGATCGTCGGCGGCGCCATGGCCGACAAGTGGGGCGCGCGGCGCACCCTGCTGATCTGCGGCCTGATCTGGGCGGCGGCGACGGTGGCGACCGGCTTCGTCGGCGGCGTGGTCTCGCTGTTCCTGGCCCGCTTCGCGCTGGGCTTCGGCGAGGGCGCCACCTTCCCCACCGCGACCCGCGCCATGCAGTCCTGGGTGGCCAAGGACCGGCGCGGCTTCGCTCAAGGGATCACCCACTCCTTCGCCCGCTTCGGCAACGCGGTGACGCCGCCGCTGGTCGTCCTGATGATGGCCTATGTCGGCTGGCGCGGCGCCTTCGTCGTCCTCGGCATCGTCAGCTTCGTCTGGGTGCTGGTCTGGGCGTTCTACTACCGGGACGACCCGCGCCGGCATAAGGGCGTCACGAGCGAGGATCTGGAGCGGCTGGCGATCCGCGACCGGACGGCCGAGCCGGCGGCGAAGCCCCCCGTGCCGTGGCGGCGGCTCGTGCCGCGCATGGCGCCGGTGACGCTGACCTATTTCTGCTACGGCTGGTCGCTGTGGCTCTACCTCAACTGGCTGCCCTCGTTCTTCAAGGACGGCTACGGCCTCGACATCAAGAACTCGGCCCTGTTCGCCTCGGGCGTGTTCTTCGCGGGCGTCGTCGGCGACACCCTCGGCGGCGTGGTCTCCGACCGCATCCTGAAGAAGACCGGCGACCTGCAGAAGGCGCGCCGCAACGTGATCTGCCTCGGCATGCTGGGTGCCGCCGCCTGCCTCGCGGGCGTGTTCCTCACCAGGGAGCTCACCCTGGTGGCGCTGCTGCTCAGCGGCGGCTTCTTCTTCCTCGAACTGGTGATCGGCCCGATCTGGTCGGTGCCGATGGACATCGCGCCCCACTATGCCGGCACCGCGAGCGGGCTGATGAACTTCGGCTCGGCGTTCGCGGCCATCGTCTCGCCGCTCGCCTTCGGCCTGATCGTGGATCTGACCGGCAACTGGATCCTGCCGTTCGCCGGCTCGATCGGCCTGCTCCTGCTCGGCGCGGGTCTGGCCTTCACCATGCACCCCGAGCGCCCGTTCGAGGACGGGCCCGAGGCCCTGGCGCCGCGGGCGGTGCCGGCGGAGTGAGACGCCATCCGGTCGATGCGTTCGGCCTGTCCTGCATCCTTGCGAGGCGAAGCCGTGGCAAACCAGGGCGCGCCCTTTCCGGAGATGTCGCGCCCTGGATCGCTTCGCGGCCGCGCGCGATGACGGCGTGGGGCGAAACCCGAAGCGATCGATCGGAAACGGGATGAAACACCGATCCCGCCGCCGCTCCGGCGGCGGCGGGGAGGAGGTTCAGCCCGAGGGGAAGCGGCGCGGGAGGCTCGCCAGCACCTCGATCGCCTCCTGCGAGATCCCCGTTTCCCGCACGGCCTCGAGGCTGCGATCCTCGGCCTCCGCGGTGCGCGGCTCGAACTGGCGGCGGTGGGCCTGGTCGAGGATGTCGGCGATCCGGTCGCCGACCGCCAGGGCGATGGCGGTCGAGTCCGGCCCCTCCGAGCGGTGGACGTGCATGCGCTGGAGCGCATCGGCGATCTGCCGCTCGAAGGCCTGGAACAGCGATTCGGCGGCCTGCGGGTTCATGCGCATCAGCGCACCCGCCGCCGCGCAATAGGTTTCCTTGAGCATGTAGAGGGTCAGGCGGTCGATCGCCCGCTCGTCGTCCTCGTCCACCGGTTTCGGCATCGGCGCTGTTCCGTCCCACATGCTTTTTGGCACCCCGCCGGAGCGAAGAGCCTCGAAAGCCGTCCCTACCGCAAAAGGCGGGGGGCGGCCCAGGCCGATTCCGGGACGGGCGAAAAACGGCTCGGTGGATGAGGCGGTTCGCCCGCGCGCTCCGTCGAGGGATCGGCCTGGGCCGCCTGCGGCCGGGCGAGCGCGGTGGCGATTGCTTTTCCGGGCGCCGAGCCATTCGGCCCGCCCGGAATCGGGAAATCCGGGCCGCACGACTTGCGTCTCGTGCAAGAGAGCTCGGCGGGTGCCGCGTCTCACGGCGTTGTGATGTCGGCCCGTTCGGAGTTCCGGCATACGCTGCGCCTTCACGCAGTTCCGCTGCTCAATGGATTTGAGGACGATGCGCGGTCACGAACACGGAATGCAGGATCGCGACGGCGCGCAGGGCGCACAACCTTCGGTCGTGTCGAGGCAGGATGCCGGCCCGAGCGACGATCTCGGCCTCGCGCAGGAGGCGCATGCCCTGATCTCGCTGTTCCTCGATATCGAGGATGCGCAGGCGCGCCGCCGCTGCATCGACTACGTCCGGCGCGAGGCCCGCGGCATGTCGGAGGCGTGAGGCCGGCGGCCCCGCCGTCCGCGCGGGGACGGCGGGGGGCGTCGTTCGCACGACCGAGCCGATACGCGACGCGGCTCCCCCGCAGAATGACCGGGACCGGTTAGCCGAAGGTCAATGCCGTCCGCGGCCCCCGTGCCGGAACGGGACCGCGTCACGCCTCCGGCCCGGCGGCGGGCGATGGGGCGAAGACGAGGCGCTGGTAGACGAGGCCGATGCCGATCAGGCAGGCGCCGAGACCGAGGAAGGACAGGGCGCGCAAGGGGCCCTCCAGCCCCGACAGGTCGAGCAGGAACACCTTCAAGGTCGCCAGCCCCACCAGCGCCGCGGAGGCGAGGCGGGCGGTGGCCGAGCCGCGCAGGACGCCGTAGCCGAGCGCCACGAGGCCGAGGCCGAGCCACGCCGCCGAGTAGGCGTACCATTCGGCCTGTCCCGTCTCCCGGTCGAGCCCGAGCCGCTCCCCCTGGAAGCCGTGCCGCACGGCCAGGCACAGGGCGAGGAAGCTCAAGGTCAGCCCCAGGCCTCCCGCCGCCCGCACGAACCAGAGGGGCCGCACGCCGCGCGCCGCCCGCGCCAGGGCGAAGGCCGCCGCCGCCGGCAGGGCGTAGGCGAGCACGGCGTCGTTCACGATCACCCCGCCCGCGACCGGCTCGTCGGTGAAGAGCGGGTTGGCGGCCAGCCCGAGGCCGAGGGCGCCCTGGAGCAGGGCGAGGCCGGCGAAGGCGAGGCCGCCGAAGCGGATCACCGGCGAGGATGCCGGGCCGGTGATCCGCGTCAGAACCAGGCAGAAGCCGAGGGAGGTCAGCGTCGCGAGCCCCTGCTCCAGCACGCCGGTGCCGGGATCGGTGAGGTCGCCGCCGTGGAGCGCGTGCCGGATCTCGAGGAAGACGAACAGGCCGGCGAGGAGCAGGCCCAGGGCCTGCGCCACCTGCTCCGGTGCGTCGGCTCCCCGCCCCGGCAGGCGGATCGCCCGCGCGGCGAGGCCGAAGCACAGGGCCGGCAGGCCGTAGGCGATCACGAGCCCGTTGAGGATCGGCGTGGACGACAGCCCGTCCCGGACCAGGGCCGGGTCCCAGGCCAGGCGCGCCGCCACGACCGCGCCGAGGCCGGCCACGCACCAGCGCAGGGCCGGGATGTCGAGGCGCCGGGCGATCAGGCCGGTGGCGAGCGCCGCCCCGGCCAGCGCCGGCGTCAGCGAGCCGCCCGACAGGGCGAAGACGAGGCCGAGGCACAGGCTCGCCACCGCCGCCGCGGCGAAGGCGCCGAGCCCCAGGGCCAGGGCCGGGGAGGGGGTCCGGTCGCCCTGCCGCCGGCACAGGGCGGCGAGCCCGCAGAAGCCCGCGGCGAGCGCGCCCGCCGCCGCGGCGAAGTCCGGCGCGACCGCCCCGCCCGCGATTCGGAGATAGGCCAGTCCCAGGGCCGCGAGCGGTGCCGCCGCCGCACCGGCGGCGAAGGTCAGCGCCGTGGCGTAGGGCAGGCGGCTGCCGCCCAGGAGCCGCAGCGCGCCGAGCCCGGCGACGCCCAGCGCGCCGACGGTCGCGACGGCGAGCAGCGCGCCGGGATTCCGGGTGCCGGACCAGAGGAAGGGCGGCGCGGCGCGCAAGGTCTCGCCCGCTTCCGGCCAGAGCACGACGACCCCGGCGAGCGTCAGCGCCGCGACCGGCAGCCCCGCGGCGGCGGGAGCGGCCAGGAAGCCGGCCAGGATGGGCAGCGCGACGGCGGCGAGGGCGGCCGCCGCCCAGCTCGGGCCGCCGGACGCCGTCGCGCCGAGCACCGCCAGCGCCACGGCGCCCGCGGCGGCGAGCGCGAGGGCGGCGAAGCGGTCGAGGCGCGCCTGCGCGTCGGGCACGCCGCGGCCCGGCAGGACGGCGAAGACGAGGATGGCCAGCGCCTGCTGCAGCACGAGATGGGCCTGCGCCGCCGCGCCGTCCCCGGGCAGGGCGGCGAGGAGCAGGCTCCAGGCCGCCGCGCCGAGACCGCCCGCCACGGCCAGGGCGCGCCAGCCCCTGGTCCAGGCGAAGGCGTAGGCGCTGCCCGCCACCACGGGCAGGTAGAGGGCGAGCGGCCACGGGCTCGTTCCCCCGCCCCCGACGAGGAGCGGCGCGGCCAGCGCCCCGACGAGGCCGATGCCGGCGAGCGCCGGCCCGTGCAGCAGGGCGGCGACCATGGCGGCGAGCCCCGTCGCCGCGAGCCCGGCGAAGGCGAGGGTCGGACCGACGAAGCCGTAGAGGGCGTGCGCCGCGTAGACGGTCCCGAACAGGCCGACCGTCCCGGCGGCGGTGACCATGGCCGGGATGTCGGGCCAGCGCGAGGGGAGCGGCGCCGAGCCGCGCAGGCGCCGCCTCAGGAACTCTCCCAGCGCCACGAGGCCGAAGGCGAGGCCGAAGCCGCCGGCGATGCGCACCCCCGGTCCGAACAGGCCGCGCTCGGCCGAGTAGCGCACCAGCAACGCCGCTCCGAAGGCGAGGGCGAGGCCGCCGACCCAGACGGTCCAGCAGGTGCCGAACCGCTCCTCGATGGAGGGGCCCGCAATGGGCGCGGCAATGGGCGCGGCACCCGGCGCCGGCCGCTCCGGCGTCACCGCGGGGACGGCGCCGCGCTGCGGGGGAGGGGGTGTCGCGGGAGCGGGCGGCGCGGGAGACCGAGGCGCGGGCGGCGCCGATTCGGGTTGCGGCTCGGGGCGGGGCGCCTCCGGGGCCGGTGCGGCCGCGGGGCCGGCGATCGGGCGCGCCTCCACCAGGGCGAGGCGCCGCTCCAGAACCTCGATCCGGTGCCGCTGAAGCAGGACCAGCAGCAGGGCCGCGGGGCCGCTCAGCGTCAGGGCCGTGAAGGCGAGTGCCGCAAACAGGAAAAAACTCTCGTCCATAGGCCGGCCGTCCGATTCGGGAGCGGCGAAGCTAGCCCCGTTCCCGCCCGAGACGGGTGCGAGCGCTCACACGCTCGTGAAGCATCGTGACGGGAATCCTATGGATCGCGCCCGCTTGCAAATGCTCGGCCGATCTCCGCGAGGAAGCGGAAGGCCGCACGTATCCAGCATCAGCGGACGAAGACCAGATGGAGAAGGCTGCCATCGCGCTCGACGACGGCGCAGCGACGATCGATCTTCAAACAGGCGATCGACAAACGCACCGTATCGGGGACGGCCACACCCGGACCGACCTGAACGTCGGCGCCATCCGGTGTCGTATCCCAAATCAGGCAACCAATATCGGAACGGTTCTCTGAAGATGAAATCAGTCCTACCTTGAAGGCATCCTGCAGAAATAAATCACGGGCAGCGTCCAGCATCGGTTGACTCCGCGATTGCCCCAGGGTCGAACTCAAGGTTTACGGTTAACCCTTCCTGAAGGCACGCGGAAAATGATTGCATGCGGTGCAAAAAACATATTGCGGAATGAACGAATTCATGAAAGCCCAATGGGGATTGCTTGTTCATCCCTCGGCTAAGTGCTTCACACTCTGGTGTTTTGCCGCCATTGCGGCCTGGGGCCGGCGAGCGTCCGCCCGACATGCCCGGCCGGTCGGGCGAGGATGGGGCCTCGGGCCCCCTGGGCCGCGGTCGGTTCGGCGACGGGGCGGCACGGAGCGCCGTCCACGTCAATCGAGTCGGCTTGCCCCCGCCACGGCTTGACCCGCTTCGGCGGGAGCCTCACCATCCGGGCGACGCGCGAAGACTCAAGGTTACAGAGGCGTGGCGACAGGCCGGTTGGCGAGCATCCCGTTCTTCAAGGAACCGGGTGTCGATCTCTCCCCATTCGAGACGCGCTGCCACTGGCGGCGCTTCGACGAGAACGAGACGCTCGTCGATTACGACGACATCTCGACCGACGTGTACTTCCTCGCCATGGGCGAGGTGCGCATCCTCAACCGCTCGCAATCGGGCAAGGAGGTCATCCTCGGCGAGATGCGCACCGGCGCCTTCTTCGGCGAACTCGCGGCCCTCGACGGGATCGGCCGCTCGGCCAACGTCACGGCGCTGACCCGCGGCGAGGTCTGCGTGGTGCCGGCCCCCGTCTTCCGCCAGATCGTGTTCGCCTCGGAGGCCATCGCCGACCGGCTGTTCCGCCTGCTCGCCAAGCGCGTGCGCGAGCTGAACACCCGGCTGATGGAACACGCGCTGCTCGACCTGCGCCACCGGCTCTACGCCGAATTGCTGCGCCTGTCCGTGCCGCGGGCCGGACAGGACGGCGAGCGGGTGGTGACGCCGCCGCCCTACCACCACGTGCTCGCCGCCCGCATCGGCTGCCGCCGGGAGCAGGTGACCCGCGAGTTCACGGTGATGGCGGGCGAGGGCCTGATCGACCGCACCCGCGGCGCCCTCGTCATCCGCCGCCCCGACCTGCTGGAGGCGCGGGTGCAGGAGGCGCTGCGCGAGGATACCTGAACGCACGACCCAGGGCTCACCGCGACGCTGGTTCAAGAACGCATCTTGCACGCCCCCCTCCCTCACCCGGACCGGAGGCTCCATCTGGAGCGGGTCACCAAGCGCTTCGGCGCGCACACGGCCGTCGATGGCGTCTGCCTCGATCTCGCGGGCGGCGAGTTCTTCTGTCTGCTCGGGCCTTCCGGCTGCGGCAAGAGCACCCTGCTGCGGATGGTGGCCGGGTTCGAGGCGCCGGATTCCGGGGCGATCCGGCTCGGCGGCACCGACCTGACGGCGCTGCCGCCGCATCGGCGGCCGGTCAACATGATGTTCCAGTCCTACGCGCTGTTCCCGCACATGAGCGTGGCGGCCAACCTCGCCTACGGGCTGAAGGGTCTGGGCCTGAACCGGGTGCAGGTCGCGGCGCGCGTCAGGGACCTCCTCCGGCTCGTGCGGCTCGAAGGGTTCGAGGCACGCCGCCCGGACAGGCTCTCGGGCGGCCAGCGCCAGCGCGTGGCCCTGGCCCGCGCGCTCGCCCGCGAGCCGCGCCTCCTGCTCCTCGACGAACCCCTCGGGGCGCTCGACCGCGCCCTGCGCGAGGAGACGCAAGGCGAGTTGCGGGCGATCCAGCGGCGGCTCGGCACCAGCTTCGTCGTCGTCACCCACGACGCCGGGGAGGCGATGGCGCTCGCCGACCGGATCGGCGTGATGGAACGCGGGCGCCTCGTGCAGGTGGGGCCGGGGCGCGACCTCTACGAGCGCCCGGCGAGCCGCTCCATCGCGGGTCTCCTCGGCGACGTGAACCTGATCGACGGCCGCCTCGGGCCGGCGGAGCCCGGCGCTTTTCGGAGTGTCGAGACCGCGCTCGGACCGATCCGCGCGAGCGGGGAGGGCGCGGCGGGCAACGCCGTCGTGATCGCGGTCCGCCCCGAGCGGCTGGTCGTGGGCGGGGAGGGCGGCCTGCCCGGCACGCTCACCGAGGCGACCTTTTTGGGCGATCGCATCCGCTACCGGATCGAGATGGCGAACGGCACGTCCTGGCGCGCCTCCGCCGCCCTGCCGACGCCCGGCCCGATCCCGTCCGTCGGCGAGCGCGTCACCGTCGCGGTGCCCGCGGACGCCGCGCGGATCCTGCCCGCATGAGCGGCCCGCCGCAGCCCCCTGTACCGATCGGCGACGATCGCTCATCGCCGGCGGCCCCCGCGAATACGGGGCGGCGGCCATCCGCCGGACGCGCCGATCCCGACCCCCCGTCGGGATCGGCGCCGCTTGGTATCAGGATGAGCCGCGGCCTCGTGCGGGGCCTGCCCTTCCTGTGGCTCGCCCTGTTCTTCCTCGTGCCCTTCGCGGTGACGCTGAAGATCAGCTTCTCCTCGCCGGCCACCGCCCAGCCGCCCTACCTGCCGGTGCTCGAATGGGACGGCGGCCTGGAGGGCTGGCGCGAGTTCTTCGAGGCGCTCGACTTCCAGAACTACCAGATGATCGCGGCCGACGCGCTCTACCGCGACGCCGCCCTCTCCTCCCTCGGCTACGCCGCGCTCGCCACCGCGATCCTCGCCCTGATCGGCACGCCGACGGCCTACGCCATGGCCCGCGCCTCCGCCCGCCGGCAGCCGATCCTGGTGGCGCTCGTGATCGTGCCGTTCTGGACGAGCTTTCTGATCCGGGTCTATGCCTGGATCGCGATCCTCAAGCCCGAAGGGCTGCTCAACGCCGCCCTGCTGAAGCTCGGCCTGATCGGGGCGCCGCTGCCGATCCTCGACAGCCCCTACGGCGTGCTGATCGGGCTCGTCTACGCCTACCTGCCCTTCATGGTGCTGCCGCTCCACGCGGCGATGAGCCGGCTCGACCCGGCGCTCACCGAGGCCGCCGCCGATCTCGGCGCCGGGCGGGCGCGGGCCTTCTTCACCGTCACCCTGCCGCTGAGCCTGCCCGGCCTCGCCGCCGGCGCGCTGCTCTGCTTCATCCCGATGGTCGGCGAGTTCATCATCCCGGACCTGCTGGGCGGCTCGGACACGCTGATGCTCGGCCGCGTGCTGTGGAGCGAGTTCTTTTCGAACCGCGACTGGCCGCTCGCCTCGGCGGTCGCCGTGCTGCTGCTGATCCTCGTGGTCGGCCCCGTGGTGCTGTTCCGCGAGGCCGAGACGCGTCGCGAGGAGGCCGGACGATGAGCCGCTTCGCCCGCACCGTTCTCACCCTCGCGCTGACCTTCCTCTACGCGCCGATCGCGGTGCTGATCGCCTATTCCTTCAACGCGTCGAAGCTCGTCACCGTCTGGGGCGGGTTCTCGACCCGCTGGTACGGCGTGCTGTTCCAGGACGGCCCGCTGATCGCCGCGGCGCTCGTCTCGCTCGAGGTCGCCGTCCTCTCGGCCTCGATCGCCGGGGTGCTCGGCACATGCGCCGCGCTGGCGCTCGACCGGCACGGGCGGTTTCCGGGGCGCGGCGCCTATACCGGGCTGCTCTACGCGCCGATGGTGATGCCGGAAGTCGTCACCGGCCTGTCGCTGCTGCTGCTCTTCGTCGGCATCGGCCTCGACCGGGGCATCGCGACCCTCGTCATCGCGCATGCGACCTTCGCCACCGGCTTCGTCGCGGTGGTGGTGGGCGCCCGCCTGAAAGGCCTCGACCGCTCCCTGGAGGAGGCCGCCGCCGATCTCGGCGCCGCGCCGGCCCGCGTGTTCTTCGGCATCACCCTGCCGCTGATCGCACCCGCGGTCGCGGCCGGGTTCCTGCTCGCCTTCACCCTGTCGCTCGACGACCTCGTGATCGCGAGCTTCGTCTCGGGCCCCGGCGCCACCACCCTGCCGATGCGGATCTACAGTCAGGTCCGGCTCGGGGTGAACCCGGAGATCAACGCCGCCTCGACCCTCCTGATCGCCGCGGTCGGGCTCGTGGTGCTGGCCGCCTCCTGGCTGACGGGGCGCAAGGGCGCGGCAGCGTAGGATGCCGGATCGTCATTGCGAGCCGAATGGCGAAGCCATCCGGCACCGCGACATCGGCTGGTTTCGCACCATGCTCTCGGCAGGATCATCACGCCGCCACGGTCGCGCCCCGCCGTCCGCTGTGCTAGCCCCCACCCCATGTCGAGCGATGCGCCGCCGGGCGTCTTCATCACCTTCGAGGGCGGAGAGGGGGCGGGCAAGTCCACCCAGATCGCGCGTCTCGCCGAGGCCCTGCGCCGAGAGAGCAGGCAGGACAGCGGGCGCGAGGTCGTGACCACCCGCGAGCCGGGCGGGACGCCGCGCGCCGAGGCGTTGCGCGCCGCCCTGCTGCGGGGCGTGGCCAAGCCCTACGGGCCCTTCGCCGAGGCGCTGATGTTCGCCGCCGCCCGCATCGACCACATCGAGGGTCTGATCCGCCCGGCCCTGAAGCGCGGTGCGATCGTGCTGTGCGACCGTTTTTCGGATTCGACCCGCGCCTATCAGGGGGCGGCGGGCGGCCTGGAGCCGGGGCTGATCGCCAGCCTCGAACGGGTGACGCTGGGGGACTTGCGCCCCGATCTCACCCTGATCCTCGATCTGCCGCCCGAGGCCGGGCTCGCCCGGGCGCGGCGCCGCGGGGAGGGTGGGGAGACCGACCGCTTCGAGGCGGAGGCTCCGAGCTTCCACGAGCGCCTGCGGGCGGCCTTCCGCACCATCGCCGAGGCCGAGACGGAGCGCTGCCGCGTGATCGATGCGAGCCCCGGCCCGGACGCGGTCGAGGCCGCGATCCGCGCGAGCGTCGCCGCGTGGCGGCCGGACCTTCTGCCTTCCGCGGGAAAAGGGCAGGGCCGGGAGGGGCACGGCCATGCGGCCTGATCCCGCCCGCACCGAGGCCGAGGCCGGCGACCTCGCCCACGTGCCGCGCCCGCGCGAGCAGACCCGCCTCGTCGGCCAGCCCCGGGCCGAGGCCGCCTTCGTCGGCGCCCTGGCCTCGGGCCGGCTCCATCACGCGTGGCTGATCGGCGGTCCCGCGGGCATCGGCAAGGCGACGCTCGCCTACCGGGTGGCGCGCCGGCTCGTCGCCGACCCGCGCACGCTCTCCGCCCCCGATGGGCTCGACGTGCCGGAGGACCACCCGGCCGCGCGGCAGGTGGCGGCCCTGTCGCACCCGAACCTGATCGCGCTCCGCCGGGTCCAGGCGCCCGGCGCCAAGACGCTGCCGACCCGCATCTCGGTCGATGCCGCCCGCGAGGCGCTCGCCCTGTTCGGCGCCACCGCGGGCGGGGAGGGGGGCTGGCGCGTCTGCATCGTCGACAGCGCCGAGGATCTGAACGCCAACAGCGCCAACGCGCTCCTGAAGATGATCGAGGAGCCGCCGCCGCGGGCCATCTTCCTCATCGTCTCCCACGCGCCCGGCCGCCTGCTGCCGACGATCCGCTCCCGCTGCCGCGCGCTGGCGCTGCGCCCCCTCGGCGAGGACGAG from Methylorubrum populi includes these protein-coding regions:
- a CDS encoding ABC transporter ATP-binding protein, translating into MHAPLPHPDRRLHLERVTKRFGAHTAVDGVCLDLAGGEFFCLLGPSGCGKSTLLRMVAGFEAPDSGAIRLGGTDLTALPPHRRPVNMMFQSYALFPHMSVAANLAYGLKGLGLNRVQVAARVRDLLRLVRLEGFEARRPDRLSGGQRQRVALARALAREPRLLLLDEPLGALDRALREETQGELRAIQRRLGTSFVVVTHDAGEAMALADRIGVMERGRLVQVGPGRDLYERPASRSIAGLLGDVNLIDGRLGPAEPGAFRSVETALGPIRASGEGAAGNAVVIAVRPERLVVGGEGGLPGTLTEATFLGDRIRYRIEMANGTSWRASAALPTPGPIPSVGERVTVAVPADAARILPA
- a CDS encoding ABC transporter permease subunit — encoded protein: MSGPPQPPVPIGDDRSSPAAPANTGRRPSAGRADPDPPSGSAPLGIRMSRGLVRGLPFLWLALFFLVPFAVTLKISFSSPATAQPPYLPVLEWDGGLEGWREFFEALDFQNYQMIAADALYRDAALSSLGYAALATAILALIGTPTAYAMARASARRQPILVALVIVPFWTSFLIRVYAWIAILKPEGLLNAALLKLGLIGAPLPILDSPYGVLIGLVYAYLPFMVLPLHAAMSRLDPALTEAAADLGAGRARAFFTVTLPLSLPGLAAGALLCFIPMVGEFIIPDLLGGSDTLMLGRVLWSEFFSNRDWPLASAVAVLLLILVVGPVVLFREAETRREEAGR
- a CDS encoding ABC transporter permease subunit, which encodes MSRFARTVLTLALTFLYAPIAVLIAYSFNASKLVTVWGGFSTRWYGVLFQDGPLIAAALVSLEVAVLSASIAGVLGTCAALALDRHGRFPGRGAYTGLLYAPMVMPEVVTGLSLLLLFVGIGLDRGIATLVIAHATFATGFVAVVVGARLKGLDRSLEEAAADLGAAPARVFFGITLPLIAPAVAAGFLLAFTLSLDDLVIASFVSGPGATTLPMRIYSQVRLGVNPEINAASTLLIAAVGLVVLAASWLTGRKGAAA
- the tmk gene encoding dTMP kinase → MSSDAPPGVFITFEGGEGAGKSTQIARLAEALRRESRQDSGREVVTTREPGGTPRAEALRAALLRGVAKPYGPFAEALMFAAARIDHIEGLIRPALKRGAIVLCDRFSDSTRAYQGAAGGLEPGLIASLERVTLGDLRPDLTLILDLPPEAGLARARRRGEGGETDRFEAEAPSFHERLRAAFRTIAEAETERCRVIDASPGPDAVEAAIRASVAAWRPDLLPSAGKGQGREGHGHAA
- a CDS encoding DNA polymerase III subunit delta' — translated: MRPDPARTEAEAGDLAHVPRPREQTRLVGQPRAEAAFVGALASGRLHHAWLIGGPAGIGKATLAYRVARRLVADPRTLSAPDGLDVPEDHPAARQVAALSHPNLIALRRVQAPGAKTLPTRISVDAAREALALFGATAGGEGGWRVCIVDSAEDLNANSANALLKMIEEPPPRAIFLIVSHAPGRLLPTIRSRCRALALRPLGEDEVRAVIADFPAPFARPDAAALTRAASLCEGSVARAVALLDPATAAVEAEVSALLAGLPEPDGRRVLKLAETLAGRDAEPLLATALDAIQRHVAAEIDRRRGEGPARLLALVEAAERIAASAREAAVYNLDRRPLVLAAFRELAGATAPRP